The DNA region AGAACAAGATCATCTAAATCACTAGGCTTAATTCCCATGAGTGATTCTTGATTTTTACACCCACTCAAAACAAGAGGAGAGCTCACTGTCAAAGCTCCAAGAGTTCCACCTAAAAATGCCACAAACTCACGACGAGAAAACTTACCATCTTTCATATAAAAACCTTTTTTATTAATTGATATGCAATAGCATAATCAAAGATCGGTATTTATATAAGAGAAAGAAATGTTTTTAGAAAAAAATATTTGAATCCTAACGTTCAGATGTAAAACCTACTTAATTTTAGAGCATTCAAAGATAGAACTCACTGTTTTTCATTTAATTAATCATGGAGTAATCCAACTTTTAATTACTTAGAATGAGTAATTAATTCACACCAAGCTTTTCAAGCTATCTCATTTTTTAAAACCCGCCACAATCGACAATATTTTAATTACCTAACAATTCACCAAAAAGGGGAACGCATGAAATACCTTCTTCCACTCTTTCTCATAATGAGTTTCTATTCTTCGGCCAGAGATTTTTGGCCAAATAAGAAGGTCTCAATTTCAAATAAAATTATCACGCAAGAAGGTCTTGACGCCGCTGAGTTTAATGAAATGTACTCGAGAACAACTTCTGATCTTAGAAAAGAGTATGTACAAGAGGCCATTCAACTAATGATGGCCGGAGCTCTTGGACCGGAAGCGTTGAAAATGATCACAACATTTGATGATCGCGTTTACGATAGAAGACAAGTTTCAAAAAAAGGAATGGGGAACACTTTAGCAGGACATTTTCGTTCAGCGCTTGCAAGGATTAATGAAGAATATGAATTCGAGGGTGGAAACCCAAAAGTTAGAATGAGTTCAAGAACTGAAGATTATGATGCAAGTATTGTATGGGGCGCAAGTTCACATGCTCAAATCTATGCAATCTTAACAGTTAAAAATAAAAGAACAGGAATGACAAAGAGTTACTCGGCATACTCTCACGTTTCAAGAGTTGGAGTTATCGGAAAGCAACTTGCTCTTCAAGTTTTTCACTCGGCCCATGCAACTCAATTCCCAACGACTCTTGAAGTTGGTTATCGAAAAATGAAAGTATCAGGAATTAGAACCTATACATCTAGAGGTTATACTCAATACAAAACGCTCATCGACCAGGTATCTAATTACTGTCGTTCTAAAGGTGCAAGACTTCCATCAGTTAATGAACTGACGTCTCTCTTTTCAAGAGGGCTTTATCACGGAGGACTTAGTATGGGTCAGAAAACGGAGTGGGCAGCGATGAATCATGGAATGAGGGCCTATGTTAATTCACAGTACCCTCAAGGTAACACAGGTTCTCTAACAGATAGCCCTTTTAACAGAACAATTACTTACTTTTGCGTTAAAGAATAATCAACTTGAAATAAATCCAGAATATGGCATCATTTTATAGTAATCATAAAAAGGATTCTATGAATGATGCCTTCTTTTAAAGTCACAATTTTAGCACTCTCACTTTCTGTATTTTCAACTGCTAGTTTTGCCCAAAACAAAGAAGAACTAAGACTTCAACAATTAATTTTTGATACACAAACTCTTATTCCAACGATTCAAGAAATCGATGGAAGTTTTAATAAAAAGATACAAACGATTCCCTATGAGTACTTTCAAGTTGCAGAGAATCTAAGAGAGATGGATAAGATAGCTCGCAATGACTTCTCTAAGAGAGAGGCTGTCCTCGCTTTTGAAAAGAGATGCTCTCTCAACAAGAAAGTTATTACCATCATAAAGGCCCTTTGCCTCACACACTACCTTCAAAACATTCCGAAAGAAAAAAGAAAGGCCGAATCAAAAGAGTATTCGGCCGAAATAATAAATTTAACAAGATTGATTATTGAAGAGAGTTAAGCAGCCTTTCTCCCCTCTTTCTTTTCGTGATAGTACTCAGCATAATTATTGTCTATTCCCATAATGTGAGAAAGTAGCCAGTTTTGAATAAAGGCAACAATCTTTTCGGCATCAAATTTACCTGTTTCAAGTTGCGCTCTATGCTCTTTTAACTGAGAAACGAGATTTCTGTGAACCTTTGCATGTGCTTCATATTGAGGATAATTGATTGATCTCATAAACTGCTCTTCTTCATCAAAATGAAAGACAGCATATTGCATGAGTTCATCAAATGATTTTTTCATGTGAGCAAAGTTTTTAGAATTAATTGCGTTAATGAGAACATTGATTAACTTCACAATCTTTTGGTGCTCATCATCTATTTTATCGATATTGAGTCCATAGTCGTTTGACCATGGGAAATTTGGTAATTTCTTATCAACGGCTCTATTTCCACCAAAAACAAATTGATTCAAGTTTTTAATATTTTTTTCTAAAGACAAATTCTCTTTTTCCACAAGTTCAGAAACTTTCTCTGTCTGAGAAGCTAGAAGAGCACTTTGATCGATACTCTTTTCTAACTCCCTAATTGAGAGACTAATCTCACCAATCCCTTCAGTTTGATGAGTTGAGTAATCGGCGATTTCATTAATCATCGAACTGACACTTTCAATATTTTGATTGATCGTTTGAAATTGAGTCAGGCACTCATCTACTTTCTCTTCACCGACAGATATATTTTGCGAAGAAACCTCAATGAGCTTATTCACTTTTCTCGTTGTTTCTTCAACGATTTTTTTAACTTCATCAATACTTTCATTGAGCATATCAGAAATCTCATTTGCCGCACTTCCACTCATCGATGCTAGGTTTCCAACTTCCTCCGCAACAACAGCAAATCCCTTTCCATGTTCACCTGCTCTTGCCGCTTCTACAGAAGCATTAAAGGCCAAGAGTTTCGTTTGAAAGACAATATCATTAATCACTGTTGTTTTCTCTGAAATCTGAGAAATGATCGTCGTGATGGTCGAA from Halobacteriovorax sp. GB3 includes:
- a CDS encoding bacteriohemerythrin yields the protein MKKSLSIGLKLQIVTLVPMVSIVLVFLFLVKSHMYNSIIAERKASLKNVIDLSMATIQNNQMLVKDNKISIEEAKLRSSAEIGQHFYGKDKDDYVWINDFDHVLVSHPKKSLIGKNMADFKDKKGSFLFQEIVKIAKKDGEGFYQYFWNDKKDPKKHVPKLSFVKSYPEWNWVLGTGIYINDVNEYVNNLIFKFLAVVGAIVLLMAGSIVMISKKIVLKPLTNISAHMRNQLQSLRSSSEQISETGQYLIEGSKEQRENLDNVIFQVGEIRKTVESNSKRAIESSDFSKESVQMSTHGLEIGEDLKRSFNEIKKGNGTITDEMKENEKRFSTITTIISQISEKTTVINDIVFQTKLLAFNASVEAARAGEHGKGFAVVAEEVGNLASMSGSAANEISDMLNESIDEVKKIVEETTRKVNKLIEVSSQNISVGEEKVDECLTQFQTINQNIESVSSMINEIADYSTHQTEGIGEISLSIRELEKSIDQSALLASQTEKVSELVEKENLSLEKNIKNLNQFVFGGNRAVDKKLPNFPWSNDYGLNIDKIDDEHQKIVKLINVLINAINSKNFAHMKKSFDELMQYAVFHFDEEEQFMRSINYPQYEAHAKVHRNLVSQLKEHRAQLETGKFDAEKIVAFIQNWLLSHIMGIDNNYAEYYHEKKEGRKAA